The genomic DNA GAGAAAGAGCAAGCATTCTGATCCCGTCAGAAAGCTTGCTCTAGAGCATCGGACGCAGGAAGTAGAATCCACTTTTGGGATCCAATCCGATGCTCCCTTCTTAGATGAGCGCATCGTTCTTGCCAAAAACCGGATCCACTTTTCCGCACGATGCTCTCTTCTTGGAAAGAGCGCATCGTTCTTGCGAAAAACCGGTTCCCACTTTTTCGCACGATGCGCTAGCGGAGGGGCGGAACGGCGAGGATGTCGACATCGAGCGAGCGCAGGACTTCCTCGGTCACGCTTCCCAGGAGCACCTTGGCGATGCCTGAGCGACCGCGCGTTCCAATGATCAGAACATCGGGCTTCAACTGCTCCACAACCGCGGCAATCACCTCGATCGGGGCACCCTCCTCGATACGTATCGATTGTCCGTGATCATCAAGCCCGTTCGCATCCAGGAACGAGATCAGCTCCTTGGTGGCCCGGACACGCGCGTCGGCAACGTACTCCTCGATAGTCTCCCGGCTGAGTCCCGCATAAGACAACTTCCCTTTCGCCAGGGGCAGAAAGGCATGAACGAGCGCGAGCCGGGACCTGCCAGGTAATCCCAGAGCCATGCCGGCTTTGATGGCGTTGAGGGATGGCTCGGACATGTCGACTGCGGCCAAGGCCGTGCGGTAAGGCTGATCCACCTCCCTGTTCACCATCAGGACCGGAAACGGACCGGTTCGGATCACACGCTCGACAGTGGTTCCGACCACGATATCGCGCAGAAGCTGCTTGCGGTGGGCTCCCACGACGACGAGGCCGGCCCTCGTCGATGCGGCAGCGCGCAGGATCCCGTCGAAGGGGTCGCCTGCAATGACGAGAGCGTGCGACCGAAGCCCGTGCAGCTCGGCGATCGCGCCG from Microvirga sp. TS319 includes the following:
- a CDS encoding universal stress protein, which translates into the protein MHILAATDFSTRSQRAVRRAGLLARDNGAEITLLHVVDDDQPQDLVALERREAERILGEQIGAIAELHGLRSHALVIAGDPFDGILRAAASTRAGLVVVGAHRKQLLRDIVVGTTVERVIRTGPFPVLMVNREVDQPYRTALAAVDMSEPSLNAIKAGMALGLPGRSRLALVHAFLPLAKGKLSYAGLSRETIEEYVADARVRATKELISFLDANGLDDHGQSIRIEEGAPIEVIAAVVEQLKPDVLIIGTRGRSGIAKVLLGSVTEEVLRSLDVDILAVPPLR